The proteins below come from a single Accipiter gentilis chromosome W, bAccGen1.1, whole genome shotgun sequence genomic window:
- the LOC126035571 gene encoding NAD(P) transhydrogenase, mitochondrial-like, which translates to MLSSPTTANNACAACLELCVRAYHISNNGGCRPPPPEPTLRVWLRNSSLYGPYPHIGDRRLYPLAKLASKAPPSDTILVAPFPVRDVSFRPAMSLLANERETLRSAALEQFESLGAEPLEVDLKESGEGQGGYAKEMSKEFIEAEMKLFAKQCQDVDIISTTALIPGLTAVGGLVLMGGNYLPENIPQSLAVLSAFISSVNIAGGFLVTQRMLDMFKRPTDPLEYNYMYLLPGSVFVGGYAAALNVGYNIEQMMYLGSGLCCVGALAGPSTQGTARLGNALGMIGVAGGLAATLGGLKPSPELLLHMSSAAALGGTIGLTIAKCIQITDLPQLVAAFHSLVGLAAVLTCVAEYMIEYPHFATDPAANLTKIVAHLGTYISRVTFSGSLVAYGKLQSVLNSAPLLLPGRHALNAGLLAASVGGMVPYMIDPGYTIGITCLGSVSALSAIMGVTLTAAIGGADMPVVITVLNSYSGWALCAEGFLLNNNLLTIVGALIGSSGAVLSYIMCVAMNRSLANVILGGYGTTSTADGEPMEITGTHMEINVDNAIEVIKEANNVIITPGYGLCAAKAQYPIADLVKMLREQGKNVR; encoded by the exons ATGTTATCATCACCAACAACAGCCAACAacgcttgtgctgcctg TCTCGAACTCTGTGTCCGGgcttaccacatctccaacaacGGAGGTTGCCGGCCCCCACCTCCTGAGCCAACCCTCCGGGTCTGGTTGCGCAATTCCTCGCTCTATGGCCCCTACCCCCACATCGGTGACAGGCGCCTGtacccccttgcaaaacttgcttcaaaggCGCCGCCATCGGACACGATTcttgttgctccctttccagtacgtgatGTATCATTTCGCCCAGCGATGAGCCTgctggcaaatgagagagaaacGCTGCG ATCTGCAGCTCTGGAACAGTTCGAGTCTCTTGGTGCTGAGCCTTTGGAAGTAGACTTAAAGGAATCTGGAGAGGGACAAGGTGGTTATGCTAAAGAAATGTCCAAAGAATTTATTGAAGCTGAAATGAAACTCTTTGCCAAACAGTGCCAAGACGTTGATATTATCAGCACTACAGCACTTATTCCAG GACTAACTGCAGTTGGTGGACTGGTATTGATGGGTGGAAACTATCTCCCTGAAAACATTCCTCAAAGTCTAGCAGTGCTTTCAGCCTTTATCTCTTCAGTCAACATTGCAG GTGGGTTTCTagttacacagagaatgctgGATATGTTCAAACGTCCTACAGATCCTCTTGAGTACAACTACATGTACTTACTTCCTGGCAGTGTATTTGTAGGAGGCTATGCAGCTGCTCTCAATGTTGGCTATAATATTGAACAG atgaTGTATCTGGGCTCAGGCTTATGCTGTGTTGGTGCCCTGGCTGGTCCATCCACCCAAGGAACAGCTCGTCTTGGAAATGCTTTGGGTATGATTGGTGTTGCAGGAGGTCTAGCAGCAACTCTTGGAGGCCTTAAACCCTCACCTGAATTGTTGTTGCATATGTCAAGTGCAGCAGCACTTGGTGGTACCATAG GTTTGACAATTGCTAAATGCATCCAGATTACAGATCTGCCTCAGCTAGTGGCTGCTTTCCATAGTTTGGTTGGTTTGGCTGCTGTGCTCACCTGTGTAGCAGAATATATGATCGAATATCCTCATTTTGCTACTGATCCAGCTGCAAACCTCACCAAGATTGTGGCGCACCTTGGCACATACATTAGCAGGGTGACTTTCAGTGGCTCTCTTGTTGCTTATGGAAAACTGCAAA GTGTCCTGAATTCTGCACCACTGCTCTTGCCTGGTCGACATGCATTGAATGCAGGATTGCTGGCTGCCAGCGTTGGAGGAATGGTTCCATACATGATTGATCCTGGTTACACTATTGGAATTACTTGTTTAGGTTCTGTATCAGCTCTCTCAGCCATAATG ggTGTCACTTTAACAGCAGCTATTGGAGGTGCTGACATGCCTGTAGTTATTACTGTCCTGAACAGTTATTCTGGATGGGCTTTGTGTGCTGAGGGCTTCCTACTGAACAACAACTTGCTGACCATTGTTGGTGCACTCATTGGCTCCTCTGGTGCCGTCCTCTCTTACATCATGTGTGTG GCTATGAACCGTTCCCTTGCAAATGTGATTCTAGGGGGCTATGGCACCACATCAACAGCTGATGGGGAGCCCATGGAAATTACTGGAACCCACATGGAAATCAATGTGGACAATGCAATTGAAGTGATAAAGGAAGCCAATAACGTTATTATTACTCCTG GTTATGGTTTGTGTGCAGCAAAAGCTCAGTACCCCATAGCTGATCTAGTGAAGATGTTGAGAGAACAAGGGAAAAATGTCAGGTAA